A region of Leptospira wolffii serovar Khorat str. Khorat-H2 DNA encodes the following proteins:
- the qatC gene encoding Qat anti-phage system QueC-like protein QatC produces MIRHLIAGRFGISDNIQLEKDNDEVINYLDFITQNDKFTPWLETTLKRLNDLKIQPSELGFDLLILAAHVNLADTHISRIKDSQDSWTREIRLVIPVSNPSKWRNSITTIEKMLNFLTGDLWVINFRKRPEKVQALLTIKNKPENPKFDRLSLFSGGLDSLIGAIDLLEQGKSPLFISYLGDGSVSSPQSNLFSLLKKEYSKRNFERFKIGIEFPKEIIKESKHENTSRGRSFHFIAIAVLAGTAFSNGFILNIPENGFIALNVPLDNLRLGSLSTRTTHPYYLFLWNKLLSELQINGLLENPYWRRTKGNMIRECSNINFLKKSYVKSMSCAAPTKLRWFGFTTQHCGYCLPCIIRKASLNFGLGKGIDKTKYWKKNLKQLVSENNITTMQQIRSFQYAINVTNKNPKIAKYLIHLPGPLPSFKEEDFKSLVDVYRNGLKEIEILL; encoded by the coding sequence ATGATTCGACATCTGATTGCCGGAAGATTTGGAATTAGTGATAACATCCAATTAGAGAAAGATAATGATGAAGTTATCAATTACTTAGATTTTATTACGCAAAATGATAAATTTACTCCTTGGTTAGAAACCACATTAAAAAGATTAAATGATCTGAAAATACAACCATCCGAACTTGGATTCGACTTATTAATATTAGCTGCCCATGTGAATTTAGCAGATACTCACATCTCCAGAATTAAAGATTCTCAAGATTCTTGGACAAGAGAGATTAGATTAGTAATTCCAGTAAGTAATCCCTCCAAGTGGAGAAACTCCATTACGACGATTGAAAAAATGTTAAATTTCTTAACTGGAGATCTATGGGTCATTAACTTTCGAAAAAGACCGGAAAAAGTTCAAGCTTTACTAACTATAAAAAATAAACCGGAAAATCCTAAATTTGACAGGCTATCTTTATTTTCCGGTGGGCTAGATAGTTTAATTGGCGCAATAGATTTATTGGAACAAGGAAAAAGTCCATTATTTATTAGCTACTTGGGAGATGGTTCAGTGAGTTCTCCTCAGAGCAATTTATTTTCATTACTAAAAAAAGAATACTCGAAGAGAAATTTCGAAAGATTTAAAATCGGCATTGAATTTCCAAAAGAGATTATTAAAGAGAGCAAACATGAAAACACCTCAAGAGGTCGCTCTTTTCATTTTATAGCAATCGCTGTTTTGGCTGGCACAGCTTTTTCAAACGGATTTATACTAAATATTCCTGAAAATGGATTTATTGCTCTAAATGTTCCGTTAGACAATCTTAGACTTGGTTCACTTAGTACTCGTACCACCCATCCTTATTATCTTTTTTTATGGAATAAATTATTATCAGAACTTCAAATAAATGGGCTACTCGAAAATCCTTATTGGAGAAGAACAAAAGGAAACATGATTAGAGAATGCTCAAATATTAATTTTCTAAAAAAATCATATGTAAAATCCATGTCGTGTGCTGCTCCAACTAAACTCCGTTGGTTCGGGTTTACTACGCAGCATTGCGGATATTGCCTACCATGCATTATTCGAAAAGCTTCGCTTAACTTCGGCTTGGGAAAAGGAATCGATAAAACCAAATATTGGAAAAAAAATCTAAAACAACTGGTCTCGGAAAATAATATAACTACAATGCAACAAATACGATCTTTTCAGTATGCAATAAACGTCACTAACAAGAATCCAAAAATTGCAAAATATTTAATTCACTTACCGGGGCCGCTTCCTTCTTTTAAAGAAGAGGACTTTAAATCATTAGTAGACGTTTATCGAAATGGATTAAAAGAAATTGAAATCTTGTTATAA
- a CDS encoding HNH endonuclease: MANEYKFNAKDFYRILDTQNKRCRLTGRELTPENTNAEHILPLRKGGSHEFKNVCLIVEPLSKLKRYYTEDEIIQLAADIISFRGSKFGYRLSKTKKR, encoded by the coding sequence ATGGCAAATGAATATAAATTCAATGCCAAGGATTTCTATAGGATATTAGACACACAAAACAAACGTTGTCGGTTAACAGGAAGAGAACTTACGCCGGAAAATACCAATGCGGAGCATATACTACCCCTTCGAAAAGGAGGAAGTCACGAGTTTAAAAACGTCTGCCTTATTGTAGAGCCTCTATCAAAACTAAAACGATATTATACCGAAGACGAAATCATTCAATTAGCAGCAGACATTATTTCATTTAGAGGAAGTAAATTTGGCTATCGACTTTCTAAAACGAAAAAGCGATGA
- the qatB gene encoding Qat anti-phage system associated protein QatB: MGTSNSNSGTAGNTPIIPSWVDTPSDKKETVPRSKKQEESPPSPKRPNIPEKGDNNRFQLARTLFSKYASSNGSDKRSLKGSISRYVSHSLGGSKNASKRMAISKIASVNLLNFLSTTSSNGIEAALDSIGLPNLAGKPIDDIFIGLIDHICPSDGAVDIGITRDAYIKTVADLASENVGSLNSLSEEQIRTVFEIFATYTIEARICNDVGTKSISLPTNVDDIVKVQSQLRDFIKGAVADAINREFKKGNGLTAKKTRSFVDKVYQQAFNILEVLGKEE; encoded by the coding sequence ATGGGAACTTCAAACTCAAATTCAGGGACCGCTGGAAATACACCAATAATACCTTCTTGGGTTGATACCCCCTCAGATAAGAAAGAAACAGTTCCTCGAAGCAAAAAACAAGAAGAATCCCCTCCATCTCCAAAAAGACCGAATATTCCAGAAAAAGGAGACAATAACCGTTTCCAATTAGCACGCACCCTTTTTTCAAAATACGCGAGCAGTAACGGTTCCGACAAACGAAGTTTAAAGGGTTCAATCTCTAGATATGTTTCACATAGTTTAGGTGGCTCAAAAAACGCATCCAAGAGGATGGCTATTTCTAAAATCGCCAGCGTAAATCTATTAAATTTCCTTTCAACTACGTCCTCCAACGGAATCGAAGCAGCCTTAGACTCCATCGGACTACCAAATCTAGCAGGAAAGCCAATAGACGATATTTTCATTGGTCTGATAGATCATATCTGCCCCTCTGATGGAGCTGTAGATATCGGTATCACTCGAGATGCTTATATTAAAACCGTCGCGGACCTTGCATCGGAAAACGTTGGAAGTTTAAACAGCTTATCCGAAGAGCAAATCCGAACCGTCTTTGAAATTTTTGCCACATACACAATTGAAGCAAGAATTTGCAATGACGTAGGAACTAAATCAATATCATTACCAACCAACGTTGATGATATTGTCAAGGTCCAAAGCCAATTACGTGATTTTATTAAAGGAGCAGTGGCAGATGCAATTAATCGAGAATTCAAAAAAGGAAACGGTCTAACCGCAAAGAAAACACGTAGTTTTGTAGATAAAGTCTATCAACAAGCATTTAATATCTTAGAAGTATTAGGAAAAGAAGAATGA
- the qatD gene encoding Qat anti-phage system TatD family nuclease QatD, with product MESEFVDFHCHLDLFKDFELLIKQTEEAKIHTLTVTTTPRAWPKNRDLTKNLKYVKAALGLHPQIISERSQEIEIWNEFQKETRFIGEIGLDRGPMHLYSIELQKVVFKKILTTCAKSGDKILSLHSLQASQLLLEMLEEYFPYRKGKTILHWFTGNKNQVEKAVRLNCFFSINRQMLNTKSGTSLARIVPSDRILTETDGPFIYRGNTPYRPWEVEDAVKKLSQLRDIEFSDLKMTIRRNLDTLLR from the coding sequence ATGGAAAGTGAATTTGTAGATTTCCACTGTCATCTTGATTTGTTTAAAGATTTTGAACTGCTTATAAAACAAACTGAAGAAGCAAAAATTCACACTTTAACAGTAACTACCACTCCGAGAGCATGGCCTAAGAATCGAGATTTAACAAAGAATTTAAAGTATGTTAAAGCTGCATTAGGTCTTCATCCGCAAATTATATCAGAAAGATCTCAAGAAATTGAAATTTGGAATGAATTTCAAAAAGAAACACGCTTCATTGGGGAAATAGGTCTAGATAGAGGACCGATGCACCTTTATTCAATTGAGTTACAAAAAGTAGTCTTTAAAAAAATTCTTACCACATGCGCAAAGAGCGGAGATAAAATTCTTTCGCTGCATAGCTTGCAGGCAAGCCAGTTATTATTGGAAATGCTTGAAGAATATTTTCCTTATAGAAAGGGTAAGACTATTTTGCATTGGTTTACTGGAAACAAAAATCAAGTAGAAAAGGCAGTACGTTTAAATTGCTTCTTCTCCATAAATCGTCAGATGCTGAATACTAAAAGTGGTACTTCATTGGCACGCATAGTACCAAGTGATAGAATACTTACAGAAACTGATGGTCCGTTCATTTATAGAGGAAATACACCATATAGGCCCTGGGAAGTAGAAGATGCTGTTAAAAAACTTTCTCAACTTAGAGATATTGAATTCTCCGACCTAAAAATGACCATTAGGCGCAATCTGGATACGTTATTACGATAA
- a CDS encoding helix-turn-helix domain-containing protein — MKGKFLGFRLKEAREIRELTLSSLAGLIGVTKQAVSQYEAGVAQPSPEKIIRLLQILRLPSQFFTKERSFLIDEVGVPNFRKFAAASKYAREEVKTKSYWLADSVRTLKNYVNFPKLNLPTFDLPADFRDLDDEIEEYALELRKFWNLGLGPISNMVRLLENNGIFVSRFAFDDRVDAFSIRIGEDAYVILGNSGTTCVRSRLDAAHELAHLVLHRNITEDDQKDPKNHKKIETQAFRFGAAFLMPMQTFSRELLSINNEFLVHLKERWKVSKQAMMMRARDLGLLSDSQLKYFYRLNSAKRTKEELDDLLPLEEPLLLKRTMELLVANAGMSKRDLLDLLAFDEGTVIELFGLNEDFFEQEEDNVIDITVKRPL; from the coding sequence ATGAAAGGCAAATTCTTAGGTTTCCGATTAAAGGAAGCTCGGGAAATTAGAGAACTTACTCTATCAAGTCTTGCGGGTTTGATTGGTGTAACTAAGCAGGCAGTTTCTCAATATGAGGCAGGAGTTGCCCAGCCGAGTCCTGAAAAAATTATACGTTTGCTTCAGATACTACGTCTCCCTTCTCAGTTTTTTACGAAGGAACGTTCTTTCTTAATTGATGAAGTCGGCGTTCCAAACTTTCGAAAGTTTGCTGCAGCATCAAAGTACGCCCGTGAAGAAGTTAAAACTAAATCGTATTGGTTGGCTGATTCAGTTCGAACTTTAAAAAATTACGTTAATTTTCCAAAGCTAAATTTACCTACCTTTGATCTTCCGGCTGACTTTCGTGATTTAGATGATGAAATCGAGGAGTATGCTTTAGAGTTAAGGAAATTTTGGAACTTAGGTTTGGGACCTATAAGTAATATGGTTCGCCTATTGGAGAATAATGGGATATTTGTTTCCAGGTTTGCCTTTGATGATCGAGTAGATGCTTTTTCCATTCGAATAGGAGAAGACGCTTACGTGATATTGGGCAATTCAGGTACTACCTGTGTCAGGTCTCGTTTAGATGCTGCTCACGAATTGGCTCATTTAGTTCTTCATAGAAACATAACGGAAGATGACCAAAAAGATCCTAAAAACCATAAGAAAATTGAAACGCAGGCTTTCCGATTTGGAGCAGCCTTTTTAATGCCTATGCAAACTTTTTCGAGGGAATTGCTTAGCATCAATAACGAATTTTTAGTGCATTTGAAAGAAAGGTGGAAAGTTTCTAAGCAAGCAATGATGATGAGAGCTCGGGATTTGGGACTCCTTTCTGATTCACAATTAAAATATTTTTATCGTTTAAATTCTGCTAAGCGAACAAAGGAAGAGCTAGATGACTTGCTACCGTTAGAAGAACCTCTGCTATTGAAAAGAACTATGGAGTTGTTAGTTGCGAATGCAGGAATGAGTAAAAGAGATTTACTTGATCTGCTTGCATTTGATGAAGGAACGGTTATCGAATTATTTGGTCTAAATGAAGATTTCTTTGAGCAAGAAGAAGATAATGTAATCGATATCACTGTAAAGAGGCCGTTATAG
- a CDS encoding IS481 family transposase, giving the protein MTTNTNATVKATRRKLNLLELANELENVSKACKIMGYSRQQFYEIRRNFQTYGAEGLLDRIPGANGPHPNRVSEEIENEVLEYSLHHPTHGCLKVAQQLSLKGVKVSSGGVRGVWTRNKLVTKHQRLLRLEEHHKDKIIPLSENQIRLLEKFDPEYRERHIQADSTGELVSMDTFMVGSLKGVGRVYLQTVIDCHSRFAWGRLFNNKIPVTAVQTLNNDVLPFFEEHNIKVQTVLTDNGREYCGREDQHPFELFLQLEDIEHRTTKVRRPQSNGYVERLHRTLLDEHFRIAGRTKFYESIEEMQIDLHLFFEEYNYKRAHQGRNMNGRTPFQVFIEGIKTEESEVHQAEN; this is encoded by the coding sequence ATGACCACCAACACCAATGCAACAGTTAAGGCAACTAGACGAAAGCTAAATTTATTAGAGCTTGCAAATGAATTAGAAAATGTAAGCAAAGCCTGCAAGATCATGGGATATTCCCGTCAACAGTTCTACGAAATACGAAGGAACTTCCAAACCTATGGAGCTGAAGGTCTCTTAGATAGAATCCCGGGAGCCAATGGGCCTCACCCTAACCGAGTCAGTGAAGAAATCGAAAATGAAGTCTTAGAGTATTCTTTACATCATCCGACTCATGGATGCCTAAAGGTCGCTCAACAACTTAGTCTTAAAGGAGTTAAGGTAAGTTCGGGTGGTGTAAGAGGAGTTTGGACAAGAAATAAACTCGTAACTAAACACCAACGGCTTCTAAGACTCGAAGAGCATCATAAAGATAAGATCATACCTCTAAGCGAAAACCAGATACGCCTCCTTGAAAAATTCGATCCCGAATACAGAGAAAGGCACATACAAGCAGATTCTACAGGAGAATTGGTATCTATGGATACTTTCATGGTCGGGTCATTAAAAGGTGTAGGAAGAGTCTATCTACAAACCGTAATCGATTGTCATAGCCGATTTGCTTGGGGAAGGCTCTTTAATAACAAAATACCCGTCACTGCCGTACAGACTTTGAACAACGACGTTCTTCCTTTCTTTGAAGAACATAACATTAAAGTCCAAACCGTTCTAACCGATAATGGTCGTGAGTATTGTGGAAGAGAAGACCAACATCCTTTCGAATTATTTCTTCAGTTAGAAGACATCGAACATCGGACCACTAAAGTTCGCAGGCCTCAAAGCAACGGATACGTGGAACGTCTTCACAGAACTTTACTTGATGAGCACTTCAGGATCGCCGGTAGAACTAAATTTTATGAGTCGATCGAAGAGATGCAGATCGATCTGCATCTCTTCTTTGAAGAATACAATTACAAGAGGGCGCACCAAGGTAGAAACATGAACGGAAGAACTCCTTTTCAAGTCTTCATTGAGGGCATTAAGACAGAAGAATCGGAGGTCCACCAAGCAGAAAATTAG
- a CDS encoding KAP family P-loop domain protein encodes MILSDSETDIDLLNNEAIAKTIIDLISERTEQPVTIGIHGDWGAGKSSILEMIDSYLTDTEDIICIKFNGWRFQGFEDAKIALIEGIVSDLIEKRSLMTKAGDLVKEIFQKINWLKIAKKAGGLAFSAYTGLPTFEQMNSIKQGIQNFINNPQNTILEQAGNELSKMEQLPIAEGKNLIKEYSEFQKKFDELLDKAEVRQLVVLIDDLDRCLPETAIEILEAIRLFLFTRKTAFIVAADEAMIEYAVRKHFPDLPESSTSQTYARKYLEKLIQIPFRIPALGEPETKTYVKLLLIGAEIGDNSTEFKALVKYAREKLIRPWIAGSLETTEIQQILKDKYTRIQSALLYNVSIHLTLLLNACSNFLLGGPPILLS; translated from the coding sequence GTGATTTTATCCGACAGTGAAACAGATATAGATTTACTAAATAATGAAGCCATTGCCAAAACTATTATTGATCTAATAAGTGAGAGAACGGAACAGCCAGTTACGATCGGTATTCATGGAGATTGGGGTGCAGGTAAATCAAGTATTTTGGAAATGATCGATTCATATCTGACAGATACAGAAGATATCATATGTATTAAATTTAATGGTTGGAGATTTCAAGGATTTGAGGATGCAAAAATTGCGTTAATCGAAGGCATAGTTTCTGATTTAATCGAAAAGCGCTCCCTTATGACAAAAGCTGGAGATCTAGTTAAGGAAATTTTTCAAAAGATTAATTGGCTAAAAATTGCAAAAAAAGCCGGTGGATTAGCCTTCTCAGCCTATACTGGACTACCAACCTTTGAGCAAATGAATTCTATCAAGCAAGGAATTCAAAACTTTATAAATAATCCCCAAAATACAATTCTTGAACAGGCCGGCAATGAGCTAAGTAAAATGGAACAATTGCCGATCGCCGAAGGTAAAAATTTAATTAAAGAGTATTCAGAATTTCAGAAAAAATTCGACGAACTTTTGGATAAAGCCGAAGTCCGACAACTTGTTGTTCTTATTGATGATTTAGATCGTTGCCTTCCTGAAACGGCAATTGAAATATTAGAAGCAATTAGGCTATTCCTCTTTACTCGTAAAACCGCATTTATAGTTGCTGCCGATGAAGCAATGATCGAATATGCAGTTCGAAAACATTTCCCAGATCTGCCAGAAAGTTCAACCTCTCAAACTTACGCGCGTAAATACCTTGAGAAGCTCATCCAAATCCCTTTTCGAATACCAGCACTTGGAGAACCTGAAACAAAGACGTACGTTAAACTATTGCTAATTGGGGCTGAAATCGGCGATAACTCTACCGAATTTAAGGCACTGGTGAAATATGCCCGCGAAAAGCTTATTAGACCGTGGATAGCTGGATCATTAGAAACTACTGAAATTCAACAAATCCTTAAAGATAAATATACTAGAATACAATCCGCTCTTTTGTACAATGTTAGTATTCACCTGACACTTCTTCTGAACGCTTGTTCTAATTTTCTGCTTGGTGGACCTCCGATTCTTCTGTCTTAA
- a CDS encoding lecithin retinol acyltransferase family protein, which translates to MEIEAKMRYLSGTNLHQIDLSGFIASRTKNGLFTHTAIIVGKDSQGIVWLIENDNPSGVRWTTLHAFASGQEIKVTRSNLHPNLTVQRAISQLGKSYSLFSYNCQHFTNWAANGEASSPDIRNWTFIGIVIASGLIASNSEHS; encoded by the coding sequence TTGGAAATTGAGGCAAAAATGAGATATCTAAGTGGCACAAACCTACATCAAATAGACCTATCTGGCTTTATCGCCAGCCGAACAAAAAATGGCCTTTTTACTCACACCGCTATTATTGTTGGTAAGGATTCCCAAGGAATCGTTTGGCTAATCGAAAATGATAATCCTTCTGGCGTCCGATGGACGACTCTGCACGCCTTCGCATCAGGTCAGGAAATCAAAGTCACTCGTTCGAACCTGCACCCTAACCTAACTGTTCAACGAGCCATTTCTCAATTAGGTAAATCATACAGTCTTTTTTCCTATAACTGCCAACACTTTACGAACTGGGCAGCAAATGGAGAAGCGTCATCACCTGATATACGAAATTGGACATTCATTGGGATAGTAATTGCGAGCGGTTTAATTGCTTCTAATTCGGAACATTCATAA